CCGGCACCGTGCGCTACCACAACATCAAGTGGGTCGAGAACCGCGCCGGCAAACCCGTCGCGATCAACCGGAACGGCGCGATCACCATCCAGGACCGCGAGGGCCGCGAGCGCGAGCGCTACACGGTCGTCTACGGCGCGGTCCTCGAGGTTCGCGACGGCGACGTCGTGGAATCGAACACGAAGCTGGCGGAGTGGGATCCGTTCACCTACGCGATCCTCACCGACGTCGCGGGCTCCGTGAAGTTCCAGGACATCGAGGCCGGCGTCACGATGCAGGAGGAGGTCGACGAGGTGACCGGCTTCTCGCGGCAGGTCATCACGGCCTCCCAGGACGAGAAGCGCCACCCGCAGCTCATCCTCCTCGACGAGGCGGGAAAGGCCCAGCGCAAGATCCTCATGCCGGTGCACGCGATCCTGATGGTGCCGGACGGGGAGAAGGTGCAGCCGGGCGACGTCCTCGCGAAGATCCCGCGCGTCACCACCAAGACCAAGGACATCACCGGCGGTCTCCCCCGCGTGGTCGACCTCTTCGAGGCGCGCCACCCGAAGGATCCGGCGGTCATGGCCGAGGTCGACGGGACGGTGCACTACGGCGAGATCGTCAAGGGGCAGCGCAAGATCATCGTGCGCACCGACGACGGCGAGGAGCGCGAATACTCGATCCCGAAGGGACTGCACGTGAACGTGCAGGAAGGGGAGCGCGTGCGCGCCGGCGACGCCTTCACCGACGGCCCCAAGGACCCGCACAAGATCCTCGAGATCCTCGGGGAGCGAGAGCTGCAGAAGTACCTGCTCGACGGGATCCAGGAGGTTTATCGCCTCCAGGGCGTGAACATCAACGACAAGCACATCGAAGTGATCATTCGGCAGATGATGCGGTGGATCAAGGTCGAGGACGTCGGCGACACGGAGTTCATCGTCGACGAACAGGTCGATCGTTTCCGCTTCGTCGAGGAGAACGAGCGCGTGCTCGGCGCCGGCGGCGCCCCGGCGCGCGGTCGTCCTCTGCTGCTCGGCATCACCAAGGCGTCGCTGTCCACCGACTCCTTCATCTCCGCGGCGAGCTTCCAGGAGACCACGCGCGTCCTCACCGAGGCGTCCATCTCCGGGAAGGTCGACTACCTCCGCGGCCTGAAGGAAAACGTCATCATGGGCCGTCTCGTCCCCGCCGGGACGGGGCTGGACCTGTATTCGGGACTGCTCATCCCCGCCGACGGCCCGCCGCCGATGGAGGAGGAGATCCCCGAGGAGGCCGTCGAGGCCGAGGTCGATCTCGACACCGATCGTTTCGCCGAGATGCTCCGGGCGGCCGCCGCGGCCGCCGCGGGGGGCGGGGCGGGAGGGTCCGAGCCCGGCAAAACCGCCTGATTCCGGGCGGCCCTTGACCGGGTTCGGTTCGCGTTGCTAGGATCTGCGGGTTTTTCGCGGGAGTACGCGCCAGTGCCGACGATCAGTCAGTTGGTCCGAATGGGCCGGGACCTCCAGAAGAGCCGGACGAAGTCGCCGGCCCTGGTCTCCTGTCCCCAGAAACGCGGGGTCTGCACCCGCGTCTACACCTCGACTCCGAAAAAGCCGAACTCGGCCCTCCGCAAGGTGGCCCGCGTCCGGCTGACCAATTCGATCGAGGTCACGACGTACATCCCCGGGGTGGGGCACAACCTCCAGGAGCACTCGATCGTCATGATCCGCGGGGGCCGCGTGAAGGACCTCCCGGGCGTGCGGTATCACGTGATCCGGGGCACCCTCGATGCGACCGGGGTGGACGGGCGGCGCCAGAGCCGCTCCAAGTACGGCGCCAAGCGGCCCAAGGCCTAGCGGGAGACGGACAGATGCCCAGGCGCGGAAACGTTCCCAAGCGGGATCCCCTTCCCGATCCCGTGTACCAGTCGCCGCTGGTCACGAAGTTCATCAACTGCCTGATGGTCGACGGCAAGAAGGCGGTCGCCGAGGACATCTTCTACGGCGCCATGACCACCGTGCAGGATCGCGCCAAGGAAGACGCCCTGAAGGTGTTCCGCAAGGCGATCGACAACGTCAAGCCGATGCTCGAGGTCAAGTCCCGGCGCGTCGGCGGCTCGAACTACCAGGTCCCGGTCGAGGTCCGTCCCGAGCGCCGGACGGCCCTCGCGATCCGCTGGCTGATCTCCTACTCGCGCGAGCGGTCGGAGAAGTCGATGCGCGAAAAGCTGGCGAACGAGATCCTGGATGCCTCCGCGCTGCGCGGCGGCGCCTTCAAGAAGAAGGAAGACACGCACAAGATGGCGGAGGCCAACAAGGCTTTCGCGCATTACCGCTGGTAGTCGGTTCCTCGTTTCGGGCGACCCGGGACTCCCGGGGGCGCATGGGTCTTTGAAAACGTGGCCAGGCAGACGC
The sequence above is a segment of the Candidatus Polarisedimenticolaceae bacterium genome. Coding sequences within it:
- the rpsL gene encoding 30S ribosomal protein S12, which encodes MPTISQLVRMGRDLQKSRTKSPALVSCPQKRGVCTRVYTSTPKKPNSALRKVARVRLTNSIEVTTYIPGVGHNLQEHSIVMIRGGRVKDLPGVRYHVIRGTLDATGVDGRRQSRSKYGAKRPKA
- the rpsG gene encoding 30S ribosomal protein S7: MPRRGNVPKRDPLPDPVYQSPLVTKFINCLMVDGKKAVAEDIFYGAMTTVQDRAKEDALKVFRKAIDNVKPMLEVKSRRVGGSNYQVPVEVRPERRTALAIRWLISYSRERSEKSMREKLANEILDASALRGGAFKKKEDTHKMAEANKAFAHYRW